From Brevibacillus marinus, a single genomic window includes:
- a CDS encoding M55 family metallopeptidase yields MKLFISADMEGTSGIVDPSYVKPEDGRNYERGRQLMTDDVNAVVEAALECGAEEIVVADSHHQMNNLLLEKLHPKAKLLAGSPRDFSMMQGLDESFDAAIFVGYHTRQGVPGVLSHTMSGVIKHIYINDHVVGEFGFNAIYAGLFGVPVVMVSGDDLVAEEARQLIPGIYTAVVKQAVSRTAALCLPLAESRAVLRQQTRAALRSLAQAVPVTVSKPLELTIEFCHAGQAEMAAILPFSRYVPERTAVSLTVDHPHDLYKGMRAMLNLAGTAEFF; encoded by the coding sequence ATGAAACTGTTTATCTCAGCCGATATGGAAGGGACGTCCGGCATCGTGGACCCGAGCTACGTCAAGCCGGAGGACGGCCGAAACTACGAACGAGGCCGCCAATTGATGACCGATGATGTCAATGCGGTCGTGGAGGCGGCGCTGGAGTGCGGTGCCGAGGAGATCGTCGTCGCGGACAGCCACCATCAGATGAACAATTTGCTGTTGGAAAAGCTTCACCCCAAAGCGAAGCTGCTCGCCGGTTCACCGCGTGACTTCTCGATGATGCAGGGGCTGGATGAGAGTTTTGACGCGGCCATTTTCGTCGGCTACCATACGCGGCAGGGGGTGCCGGGAGTGCTCAGCCACACGATGTCCGGCGTGATCAAGCATATCTACATCAATGACCACGTTGTGGGCGAGTTTGGGTTCAACGCGATCTACGCCGGCCTGTTTGGCGTTCCGGTGGTTATGGTGTCGGGTGACGATCTCGTGGCGGAGGAAGCGCGACAGTTGATCCCCGGGATTTACACGGCGGTGGTCAAACAAGCTGTGTCGCGCACAGCGGCGCTCTGCCTGCCGCTCGCTGAGAGCCGGGCGGTGCTGCGGCAGCAGACGCGGGCTGCTCTGCGCTCGTTGGCGCAAGCAGTGCCTGTGACTGTCAGCAAACCGCTAGAATTGACGATCGAATTCTGCCACGCCGGACAGGCGGAGATGGCGGCGATCCTGCCGTTCAGCCGTTATGTGCCGGAACGAACGGCCGTATCGCTCACCGTGGATCACCCGCACGACTTGTACAAAGGCATGCGCGCCATGCTCAATCTGGCTGGCACGGCTGAATTCTTTTGA
- a CDS encoding C40 family peptidase, producing MTRWPREMLVNVAVAQVWTSPASPRDIDAPLLLSPADIKGWLASMTLEQRLMLHDDDLVQTQLLYGTPVIVLEEQGEWAKVAIPSQPSSKDQRGYPGWLPKRQLSPADPQSAQTEKTAVVRVPTASLFDEQRTERMELSFLTRLPLLQEEGEWAKVATPHGPLFLRRDQIKVESGGQRPAVRGEQLVETGKLFLGLPYLWSGTSAYGYDCSGFMYSLHRFYGLTIPRDASNQATAGQLVETAQLKPGDLLFFAHEQGTGRVHHVAMYAGDGKILHSPKTGKSIEIIPLAGFEYEQEHCLSRRYWG from the coding sequence ATGACGAGATGGCCGCGGGAAATGTTGGTCAATGTAGCGGTGGCACAGGTTTGGACTTCACCCGCGTCGCCGCGCGACATCGATGCGCCGCTGTTGCTGAGCCCTGCGGACATAAAGGGGTGGCTTGCCTCGATGACCCTGGAGCAGCGGTTGATGCTGCACGACGACGATCTGGTGCAAACCCAGCTCCTGTACGGCACACCGGTCATCGTGCTGGAAGAACAGGGCGAATGGGCGAAAGTGGCGATCCCCTCGCAACCGTCCAGCAAAGATCAGCGGGGCTACCCCGGTTGGCTGCCAAAGCGGCAGCTCTCGCCCGCCGACCCACAATCGGCGCAGACCGAAAAGACCGCTGTCGTGCGTGTTCCGACAGCCAGCCTGTTCGATGAGCAGCGAACCGAGCGGATGGAGCTCAGCTTCCTCACCCGGCTGCCCCTGCTCCAGGAAGAAGGCGAGTGGGCCAAGGTTGCCACACCGCACGGTCCCCTGTTTTTGCGGCGTGACCAGATCAAGGTGGAGAGCGGTGGCCAACGACCGGCCGTGCGCGGCGAGCAGTTGGTCGAAACCGGCAAGCTGTTTCTCGGTCTGCCCTATTTGTGGAGCGGCACCTCTGCTTACGGTTACGATTGTTCCGGCTTCATGTACTCGCTCCACCGCTTTTACGGGCTCACGATCCCGCGCGATGCGTCCAACCAGGCAACGGCCGGACAGCTCGTCGAAACTGCCCAGCTTAAGCCTGGCGACCTGCTGTTTTTTGCCCATGAGCAGGGAACAGGGCGGGTTCATCACGTCGCGATGTATGCGGGCGACGGCAAGATCCTGCATTCGCCGAAAACGGGCAAGTCGATCGAGATCATTCCGCTGGCCGGGTTTGAATATGAGCAGGAACACTGCCTCTCCCGGCGATATTGGGGCTAG